A stretch of the Solanum dulcamara chromosome 6, daSolDulc1.2, whole genome shotgun sequence genome encodes the following:
- the LOC129892429 gene encoding vesicle-associated protein 4-1-like has protein sequence MAIADHHKSHNSDGKLWKLCPLWQSGTTSSSTSSTQNLHSQNHSHQNGVGSNSSRTSTSVSSVARSLLPARRRLRLDPANTLYFPYEPGKQVKSAVKIKNTSKSYVAFKFQTTAPKSCYMRPPGGILEPGESVIATVFKFVEHPENNEKPVDQKSKVKFKIMSLKVKEGVDYVPELFDEQKDQVTIERILRVVFLDPERPSPVLEKLKRQLAEAEAALESRKKPPVETGPKVVGEGLVIDEWKERREKYLARQQVEAVDSV, from the exons ATGGCCATCGCCGACCACCACAAGTCACATAACTCCGACGGGAAGCTCTGGAAGCTTTGTCCTCTCTGGCAATCAGGAACTACTTCTTCTTCGACGTCGTCTACACAGAATCTTCACTCTCAGAATCACAGTCACCAAAACGGCGTCGGATCTAACAGCTCTCGTACTTCTACGTCCGTTAGCTCCGTTGCTAGATCACTGCTTCCAGCTCGACGTAGGCTTCGGCTCGATCCAGCTAACACTCTCTACTTCCCTT ATGAACCTGGAAAGCAGGTGAAGAGTGCTGTAAAGATTAAGAACACTAGCAAATCTTATGTTGCATTTAAG tttcaaactacTGCACCGAAGAGCTGCTACATGCGACCTCCTGGAGGCATTCTCGAACCTGGTGAAAGCGTTATTGCTACTG TCTTCAAGTTTGTTGAGCACCCTGAGAACAACGAAAAGCCTGTGGACCAAAAGAGCAAGGtaaagttcaagatcatgagcTTGAAGGTGAAAGAAGGAGTAGATTATGTACCTGAGTTG TTTGATGAACAAAAGGATCAAGTGACTATTGAACGTATCCTACGGGTGGTATTCTTGGATCCAGAACGACCTTCTCCA GTACTGGAGAAACTAAAACGTCAGTTGGCCGAAGCTGAGGCAGCCCTAGAATCTCGCAAGAAACCTCCAGTTGAAACTGGACCAAAAGTTGTAGGAGAAGGTCTAGTAATAGATGAATGG AAGGAACGAAGGGAGAAGTATCTCGCTCGGCAGCAGGTTGAGGCAGTTGATTCAGTATAA
- the LOC129892085 gene encoding uncharacterized protein LOC129892085 — MLEGKAVIGDTDMLAAMQQDALDLAAKALDFFDVTEATEIARFLKKEFDTMYGPGWQCIVGTDFGSFVTHCYGCFIHFYIGSLAILLFKGSAALQDPKAEAEAEADRFSALQEIA; from the exons atGTTGGAAGGGAAAGCAGTAATTGGAGACACAGATATGTTGGCAGCCATGCAACAAGATGCATTAGATTTGGCTGCAAAGGCACTTGACTTCTTTGATGTCACTGAGGCCACTGAAATTGCCCGCTTCCTTAAAAAG gAATTTGATACGATGTATGGACCAGGTTGGCAATGCATAGTAGGGACAGACTTTGGTTCATTTGTAACACATTGCTATGGTTGTTTCATCCATTTCTACATTGGTAGCCTTGCTATTTTGCTCTTCAAGGGCTCTGCTGCCCTACAGGATCCTAAAGCTGAGGCTGAGGCTGAGGCTGACCGGTTCTCCGCTCTCCAGGAAATAGCGTGA
- the LOC129893264 gene encoding uncharacterized protein LOC129893264 — MARRLFTCFGKGGSSHSSSKNHSSNNDSATADLTAEEQKRCGPVVVELFSSQGCATSPEAELLFSRIGRGDFNLEMPVILLAYHVDYWDYMGWKDPFGSSLWTVKQKAYVEALNLDTMFTPQIVVQGRAQCVGNEQDAVFSCINSAPRFAAPSFQATFERPTPESLQVSLLGSLRSKVDNGGANVMIALYECGLVTDIATGENKGKMLANDYVVRKLEKLCSVKDITAKKTISGTVNFSLWDGFNSSKCGVALFVETGSHQICGSQNFKFPENL; from the exons ATGGCGCGCCGTCTCTTCACCTGCTTCGGCAAAGGCGGTTCTTCTCATTCTTCTTCGAAAAATCACAGCTCTAATAACGACAGTGCGACGGCGGATTTAACGGCGGAGGAGCAAAAACGGTGTGGGCCGGTGGTGGTGGAGTTATTCTCATCGCAGGGCTGCGCCACCTCACCTGAGGCGGAGCTATTGTTTTCGAGGATTGGGAGAGGCGATTTTAACCTAGAAATGCCGGTGATTTTGTTGGCTTATCATGTGGATTATTGGGATTATATGGGCTGGAAGGATCCATTCGGGTCGAGTTTATGGACCGTAAAACAAAAGGCTTATGTTGAAGCCTTAAATCTTGATACAATGTTTACTCCTCAGATTGTGGTTCAGGGACGAGCTCAATGTGTTGGGAATGAACAAGATGCTGTTTTCTCTTGCATCAATTCCGCTCCCAGATTTGCTGCTCCTTCCTTCCAG GCGACATTCGAGAGGCCAACACCAGAGTCATTGCAAGTATCTCTATTAGGATCTCTGAGGAGTAAGGTGGACAATGGTGGTGCCAACGTGATGATTGCTCTGTATGAATGTGGTTTGGTGACTGATATCGCTACAGGAGAGaacaaaggaaaaatgcttGCGAATGACTATGTTGTTAGGAAGCTGGAGAAGCTTTGCTCTGTAAAGGATATTACTGCAAAGAAAACAATCTCTGGAACTGTCAACTTCTCTCTTTGGGATGGCTTCAATAGCAGCAAATGTGGCGTAGCGCTGTTTGTGGAAACTGGCTCTCATCAAATTTGTGGATCACAAAACTTTAAATTTCCAGAAAATCTCTGA